The following proteins are co-located in the Caldalkalibacillus uzonensis genome:
- the mtaB gene encoding tRNA (N(6)-L-threonylcarbamoyladenosine(37)-C(2))-methylthiotransferase MtaB, whose amino-acid sequence MATVAFHTLGCKVNYYETEAIWQIFKEAGYEKVDFDQMADVYVINTCTVTNTGDRKSRQVIRRAIRQNPDAVICVTGCYAQTSPKEVMAIEGVDIVIGTQGRAKIIDYIEQYRREREPINAVGNIMKTRTYEELDVPTFSERTRAYLKIQEGCNNFCTFCIIPWARGLLRSRKPDNVLSQARKLVASGYKEIVLTGIHTAGYGEDLEDYSFAQLLWDLEQVKGLERLRISSIEASQITDDVIDVLQRSTKVCRHLHIPLQAGDDTVLKRMRRKYTTAEFKAKIEEVRKALPNFALTSDVIVGFPGETEEQFMNTYHFIRDLHFAELHVFPYSPRTGTPAARMKDQVDPDVKQERVQRLIALSEQLSKEYASQFEGDILDVIPEQHYNEQQDSDLLVGYTDNYLKVVFKGDVSMMGQLVKVQIDQAGYPYNLGSVVAQSTGGRVVTA is encoded by the coding sequence ATGGCAACGGTTGCATTTCATACCTTGGGCTGCAAAGTGAACTACTATGAAACGGAAGCGATCTGGCAAATATTTAAAGAAGCCGGCTATGAAAAAGTCGATTTTGACCAAATGGCCGATGTGTATGTGATTAACACCTGTACAGTGACCAATACGGGAGACAGAAAGTCCCGCCAAGTGATTCGCCGGGCCATCCGCCAAAATCCCGATGCCGTCATTTGTGTGACTGGCTGCTATGCCCAAACGTCACCCAAAGAAGTGATGGCTATCGAGGGCGTTGATATTGTGATTGGCACACAAGGCCGTGCCAAGATTATAGACTATATCGAACAGTACCGCCGGGAAAGGGAACCGATCAACGCGGTGGGCAACATTATGAAAACACGAACCTATGAAGAACTGGATGTGCCCACGTTCAGTGAACGGACCCGTGCTTATCTCAAAATTCAAGAAGGATGCAACAACTTCTGCACCTTCTGTATTATTCCCTGGGCCCGGGGCTTGTTGCGTTCCCGCAAGCCGGACAACGTGCTTAGCCAGGCCCGCAAGCTGGTGGCTTCCGGTTACAAAGAAATCGTCTTAACCGGCATCCACACAGCCGGTTACGGTGAGGACTTGGAAGATTACAGCTTTGCCCAGCTGTTATGGGATTTGGAACAAGTGAAAGGTTTGGAACGTCTGCGCATCAGCTCCATTGAAGCCAGCCAGATTACCGACGATGTGATTGATGTGCTGCAACGTTCCACAAAAGTATGCCGCCACTTGCATATTCCCCTGCAAGCCGGCGACGATACGGTGCTGAAACGGATGCGCCGCAAGTATACGACGGCTGAATTTAAAGCCAAAATCGAAGAAGTGCGCAAAGCCTTGCCCAACTTTGCCCTGACCAGTGATGTGATTGTCGGTTTTCCAGGTGAAACGGAAGAGCAGTTTATGAACACTTACCACTTTATCCGGGATTTACACTTTGCCGAGCTGCACGTTTTTCCTTACTCACCACGAACAGGCACTCCAGCAGCCCGCATGAAAGACCAGGTCGATCCGGATGTGAAGCAGGAACGGGTACAGCGCCTGATTGCCCTGTCTGAACAGCTGTCCAAAGAATATGCCTCCCAATTTGAAGGGGATATTCTGGATGTGATTCCGGAACAACACTACAACGAACAGCAGGATTCAGATCTTCTTGTCGGCTACACAGATAACTACCTTAAAGTGGTTTTCAAAGGTGACGTGAGCATGATGGGGCAACTGGTCAAAGTGCAAATTGACCAAGCTGGTTATCCTTACAACCTTGGTTCCGTTGTTGCCCAATCCACAGGAGGGCGCGTTGTCACCGCCTGA
- a CDS encoding NUDIX hydrolase: MKEISAGGVVFKQEGSKIKVLLIEDRYHRLTIPKGKQEEGETLEQTALREIEEETGIKGEIIKPLAKVYYTYTDPKRGHIDKEVMYYLVKAKSGEVEPQLEEINKVFWLDLHSAWQAQQEKGYHNNDDVFKQAYTYLESYLG, from the coding sequence ATGAAGGAAATATCTGCTGGAGGCGTGGTGTTTAAACAAGAAGGATCTAAAATCAAAGTGCTGCTGATTGAAGACCGCTATCATCGGCTGACCATTCCCAAGGGCAAACAAGAAGAAGGGGAGACACTGGAGCAAACCGCACTAAGGGAAATTGAGGAAGAGACGGGAATCAAAGGGGAAATAATAAAACCCCTGGCCAAAGTGTATTATACCTATACGGACCCTAAGCGCGGACACATAGATAAAGAAGTGATGTACTATCTGGTCAAAGCCAAAAGCGGTGAAGTGGAGCCGCAACTGGAAGAGATTAACAAAGTATTTTGGCTGGACCTGCACAGCGCCTGGCAAGCGCAGCAGGAAAAAGGATATCATAATAACGATGATGTGTTTAAACAAGCCTATACATATTTGGAATCCTATCTTGGATAA
- the deoC gene encoding deoxyribose-phosphate aldolase → MQANQLAAYIDHTLLKPEATQEQIDKLCEEARQYQFASVCVNPTWVKRCAEQLKGTNVKVCTVIGFPLGANTSVIKAAETAQAIADGAQEVDMVLNIGALKSGQHNVVEQDIKAVVEAAQGKALVKVIIETALLTDEEKIIACQLSQRAGADFVKTSTGFAGGGATVEDVQLMKKTVGETLEVKASGGIRDYEKAVAMIEAGATRLGASAGVAIVSGAKADSSGQY, encoded by the coding sequence ATGCAAGCAAATCAGTTGGCTGCTTATATTGACCATACCTTGTTAAAGCCAGAAGCCACCCAGGAGCAGATTGACAAGCTGTGTGAAGAAGCCCGCCAATACCAATTTGCTTCCGTCTGTGTCAATCCCACCTGGGTCAAAAGATGTGCTGAACAGTTGAAAGGCACCAATGTCAAAGTGTGTACCGTGATCGGATTTCCCCTGGGTGCCAATACCTCAGTCATCAAAGCGGCCGAAACGGCACAAGCCATTGCCGATGGGGCTCAGGAAGTGGATATGGTGCTCAATATCGGTGCCTTAAAGTCCGGCCAGCATAATGTGGTGGAACAAGATATTAAAGCCGTGGTAGAGGCAGCCCAAGGCAAGGCCCTGGTCAAAGTGATTATTGAAACAGCTCTATTAACAGATGAGGAAAAAATCATCGCTTGTCAGCTCAGCCAACGGGCCGGTGCCGACTTTGTTAAAACGTCAACCGGATTTGCCGGAGGGGGCGCCACAGTGGAAGATGTGCAGCTGATGAAAAAGACAGTAGGAGAAACCCTTGAAGTGAAAGCTTCCGGCGGGATCAGGGACTATGAGAAGGCAGTGGCTATGATTGAAGCGGGCGCCACCCGCCTTGGAGCCAGTGCCGGGGTTGCTATTGTTAGCGGTGCTAAAGCAGACAGTAGCGGCCAGTATTAG
- a CDS encoding Na/Pi cotransporter family protein, giving the protein MVMKDLVIPLAAGLAIFLFGMQVMRIGFEHLFLERAKHLLAMLTRTPLTGLLTGTVSTAILQSSSAVLLLVIGLTHARLMTFRQTIGVILGANIGTVVTTELLAINVSELGVYFFIVGSILFLCSWPALRAAGMVIGGFGLLFLGMETMQSIASFLEGAGWMERVYRWGQEGALSGIVAGMLLTAVIQSSTATTAITMNLIYEQLISLPLAIAIVLGSNIGTCVTALLGSMATNLAGRQVAVAHVLLNVLGVLLFIPLIPMLAAIVESLTDNPMLQVAHAQTLFNVLCSLLALPFVTVFERLVFLVTQKE; this is encoded by the coding sequence ATGGTGATGAAAGATCTGGTCATACCACTGGCCGCTGGACTGGCTATTTTTTTATTTGGCATGCAAGTGATGCGCATTGGTTTTGAGCATTTATTTTTGGAACGAGCCAAACATCTCCTCGCCATGCTAACCCGCACCCCGCTGACTGGACTTTTGACCGGAACAGTGTCCACAGCCATTTTGCAAAGCTCAAGTGCCGTCTTACTGTTGGTGATTGGCTTAACCCATGCCCGCCTGATGACCTTTCGGCAAACCATCGGCGTAATCCTCGGTGCCAATATTGGCACAGTGGTAACAACAGAGCTGTTAGCCATCAATGTAAGCGAACTCGGAGTTTATTTTTTTATTGTTGGTTCTATTCTCTTTTTGTGTTCCTGGCCGGCCCTGCGCGCTGCAGGCATGGTGATCGGAGGCTTTGGATTGCTTTTTTTAGGGATGGAAACGATGCAAAGTATCGCTTCGTTTTTAGAGGGCGCGGGGTGGATGGAGAGGGTATACCGGTGGGGACAGGAAGGGGCTTTAAGCGGTATTGTGGCCGGCATGCTGCTCACCGCTGTGATTCAAAGCAGTACAGCCACAACGGCCATTACCATGAATTTGATCTATGAACAACTGATCTCCCTGCCGCTGGCCATTGCCATCGTGCTGGGCAGCAACATTGGCACCTGCGTCACAGCCCTCTTGGGAAGCATGGCCACCAATCTGGCTGGCCGTCAGGTTGCCGTGGCCCACGTTCTGCTTAATGTCCTGGGCGTACTCCTGTTTATTCCCCTCATTCCCATGCTGGCCGCTATCGTAGAGTCATTGACCGACAATCCCATGCTCCAAGTGGCTCACGCCCAAACCCTTTTTAACGTGTTGTGCTCCCTTTTGGCCTTGCCTTTTGTCACTGTTTTTGAACGCTTGGTGTTTTTAGTGACACAAAAGGAATAA
- the tatA gene encoding twin-arginine translocase TatA/TatE family subunit encodes MLSNIGFPELLIILVIALIVFGPHKLPELGRAAGKTIREFKTTVNGMLEQEAPTKSKQETEETKERG; translated from the coding sequence ATGCTGTCCAATATCGGTTTTCCAGAGTTACTGATTATTTTGGTGATTGCTTTGATCGTGTTTGGCCCGCACAAACTGCCTGAACTGGGGCGGGCGGCAGGGAAAACGATTCGTGAATTTAAAACCACGGTAAACGGTATGCTGGAGCAGGAAGCACCAACAAAATCGAAGCAAGAAACCGAGGAGACAAAGGAAAGGGGTTAG
- the tatC gene encoding twin-arginine translocase subunit TatC codes for MAPVKQTEDISMSTLDHLMELRRRIIAVLIAFVIALFCGFFFSMKVVELIKNDPVAQHVPWNVFKITDAFRVYVQVSFVLSLIMTIPFTMYQIYAFVRPGLTPAERRAVYYLIPLAALLLVAGLMFSYCLLFPFVLHFMGTITEAMGAQEMYGIQEYFAFLFRIVMPVTLLFQLPVLVIFLTRLGLINPQMLKKARKVSYFIMAVLSAVMTPPDFISQILVLIPLFILFELSVSLSQFIYNRVQKQRESRMMAEQI; via the coding sequence ATGGCACCGGTCAAACAAACTGAGGATATTTCGATGTCAACGCTGGATCATTTAATGGAGTTGCGCAGACGCATCATTGCCGTATTGATCGCTTTTGTCATCGCTTTGTTTTGCGGCTTCTTCTTCTCCATGAAGGTCGTCGAATTGATAAAAAACGATCCTGTGGCCCAGCATGTGCCCTGGAACGTCTTTAAAATCACCGATGCTTTCCGTGTGTACGTCCAAGTGTCCTTTGTACTCAGCTTGATCATGACCATTCCCTTTACGATGTATCAAATATATGCCTTTGTCCGGCCGGGCCTCACCCCTGCTGAAAGGCGTGCGGTCTATTACCTGATTCCACTGGCTGCGCTGCTCTTGGTGGCTGGATTGATGTTCAGCTACTGCCTGCTGTTCCCCTTTGTTCTGCATTTTATGGGAACCATTACGGAAGCAATGGGCGCTCAAGAGATGTACGGTATTCAGGAGTATTTTGCCTTTCTGTTTCGTATTGTCATGCCGGTCACTCTCTTGTTTCAGCTCCCTGTGCTGGTCATTTTCTTAACACGCTTAGGGCTGATTAATCCCCAGATGCTCAAGAAGGCCAGAAAAGTGTCGTATTTTATCATGGCTGTTCTGTCGGCGGTCATGACGCCGCCTGATTTCATCTCACAGATTCTTGTCTTAATTCCGCTGTTTATTCTGTTTGAGCTCAGCGTTTCTCTGTCTCAGTTTATTTATAACAGGGTGCAGAAACAGAGGGAAAGCCGGATGATGGCGGAGCAAATTTAG
- a CDS encoding formate dehydrogenase accessory protein FdhE → MTQVEAVRKLWQRTVDKNKHYKPLMKVHLELVETLEAYAPPPLSSSSVPEDEMNEKLSQGVPFLNGWEDTIDSTSAQRLFTALCRWSGLGKAKNQFKRAAMHLTGQDIENLLCAFLEGNEEEVARFAAAYQLPLDVLIIVLRYSLLPTLNRYSEHILNSGLFDDEKWMRPYCPVCGDRHGLAEFRGDERIRHFRCLSCAADWKYWRIGCPYCENRDHEQLHSWFFQEETGHYQLDVCERCHGYVKGVNKIERSSIPVLLFDDFLTTSLDYLAQEKGFHLGAGDKLLVH, encoded by the coding sequence ATGACTCAAGTTGAAGCGGTTAGAAAGCTGTGGCAACGCACCGTGGACAAAAACAAGCACTATAAACCGCTGATGAAAGTTCACCTGGAACTGGTTGAGACACTGGAGGCCTATGCGCCTCCACCCCTCTCCTCTTCTTCTGTTCCAGAGGATGAAATGAACGAGAAGCTATCCCAAGGTGTCCCTTTTCTGAACGGATGGGAAGACACCATCGATTCTACTTCCGCACAGCGTTTGTTCACAGCATTATGCAGATGGTCCGGACTGGGAAAAGCTAAAAACCAGTTTAAACGGGCCGCCATGCACCTGACGGGACAGGACATCGAAAATTTGTTGTGTGCCTTCTTAGAAGGAAACGAGGAAGAAGTGGCCCGTTTTGCTGCTGCCTATCAACTGCCCCTGGATGTTCTGATTATTGTGCTGCGTTACAGTTTGCTGCCCACCTTAAACCGCTACAGTGAACACATATTAAACAGTGGCCTGTTTGATGACGAAAAATGGATGCGGCCCTACTGTCCTGTCTGCGGTGACCGGCACGGACTGGCCGAGTTTAGAGGGGACGAGCGGATCCGCCATTTCCGTTGCCTCTCGTGCGCCGCCGATTGGAAATACTGGCGTATCGGCTGCCCCTACTGTGAGAACAGGGATCACGAACAGCTTCACAGCTGGTTTTTCCAAGAAGAAACCGGGCACTATCAGCTGGACGTGTGTGAGCGTTGTCACGGTTATGTCAAAGGGGTTAACAAAATCGAACGCTCTTCGATTCCGGTACTGCTCTTTGACGATTTTCTTACCACATCCCTTGACTATCTGGCCCAGGAAAAAGGGTTTCATCTGGGAGCAGGTGACAAACTGCTCGTACATTAA